The following are encoded together in the Xanthobacter autotrophicus Py2 genome:
- a CDS encoding phosphoesterase PA-phosphatase related (PFAM: phosphoesterase PA-phosphatase related~KEGG: rpd:RPD_2554 phosphoesterase, PA-phosphatase related) — MTAEAAPGVPPSRPGTAPVILRQVGEGARLLLVSIRDALAYLAHRRVGAPLPRLGFLGRWEMLALALLAAGLTAAALVLLDPLALGLRQKLPAGLITVSERLTDLGFSGVVLWPLGLTLAYALLLTHAGDAVTRLMAASLAARVGFLFLAIAPVGLGVSLFKHMLGRVRPHAALALPGPNPEQTLHLFAFKSSFAAFPSGHATTTFAAAVAFAALFPRARAWLIALALPVAATRIVLGSHFPSDVIAGAAIGTAFALWMIRVFAARRLVFKVDGTGAIAPMAGPSARRLGRLLPRTAFSSAVPVEEARP, encoded by the coding sequence GTGACGGCAGAGGCCGCGCCCGGCGTGCCCCCGTCCCGTCCCGGCACCGCGCCTGTCATCCTGCGGCAGGTGGGGGAAGGCGCGCGGCTGCTGCTGGTCTCCATCCGCGACGCACTCGCCTATCTCGCGCACCGCCGGGTCGGCGCCCCCCTGCCCCGGCTCGGCTTCCTGGGCCGCTGGGAAATGCTCGCCCTCGCACTGCTCGCCGCCGGGCTGACGGCGGCGGCGCTGGTTCTCCTCGATCCACTGGCGCTCGGCCTGCGCCAGAAGCTGCCGGCCGGACTCATCACCGTGTCCGAGCGCCTCACCGATCTCGGCTTCAGCGGCGTGGTGCTGTGGCCACTCGGGCTGACGCTCGCCTATGCGCTGCTGCTGACCCATGCGGGCGACGCCGTGACCCGCCTCATGGCGGCGAGCCTTGCCGCGCGGGTTGGCTTCCTGTTCCTCGCCATTGCGCCGGTGGGGCTGGGCGTTTCCCTGTTCAAGCACATGCTCGGCCGGGTGCGACCCCATGCGGCGCTGGCCCTGCCCGGCCCCAATCCCGAGCAGACGCTGCACCTTTTCGCCTTCAAGTCGAGCTTCGCCGCCTTCCCCTCGGGCCATGCCACCACCACGTTCGCGGCGGCTGTGGCCTTTGCCGCGCTGTTTCCCCGCGCCCGCGCGTGGCTGATCGCCCTGGCGCTGCCGGTGGCGGCGACGCGCATCGTGCTCGGCTCCCATTTCCCCAGCGACGTGATCGCCGGCGCCGCCATCGGCACCGCCTTCGCCCTGTGGATGATCCGCGTGTTCGCGGCGCGCCGGTTGGTGTTCAAGGTTGACGGCACAGGCGCCATCGCGCCCATGGCGGGTCCATCGGCACGTCGGCTCGGCCGCCTGCTGCCACGCACCGCTTTTAGCTCCGCCGTCCCAGTCGAAGAGGCGAGACCGTGA
- a CDS encoding ABC transporter related (PFAM: ABC transporter related~SMART: AAA ATPase~KEGG: sme:SMc02121 probable general L-amino acid transport ATP-binding ABC transporter protein): MSADPIIAASEAAAPKIAVEMTGVNKWYGDFHVLRDVNLTVERGERLVICGPSGSGKSTLIRCINRLEEHQKGRIVVDGIELTDDLKRIDEVRREVGMCFQHFNLFPHLTILENCTLAPMWVRKMPKKEAEDLAMHFLEKVKIPHQAHKYPGQLSGGQQQRVAIARALCMRPRIMLFDEPTSALDPEMVKEVLDTMVSLAQDGMTMLCVTHEMGFARQVANRVIFMDAGQIIEMNEPNAFFSNPQHERTKLFLSQILH, from the coding sequence ATGAGCGCAGATCCCATCATCGCGGCCAGCGAGGCCGCCGCCCCGAAGATCGCCGTCGAGATGACCGGCGTGAACAAGTGGTACGGGGACTTCCACGTGCTGCGCGACGTGAACCTCACGGTGGAGCGCGGCGAGCGGCTGGTCATCTGCGGGCCCTCGGGCTCGGGCAAGTCCACCCTCATCCGCTGCATCAACCGGCTGGAGGAGCACCAGAAGGGCCGTATCGTGGTGGACGGCATCGAGCTGACCGACGACCTCAAGCGCATCGACGAGGTGCGCCGCGAGGTGGGCATGTGCTTCCAGCACTTCAACCTGTTCCCGCACCTCACCATTCTCGAGAACTGCACGCTTGCCCCCATGTGGGTGCGCAAGATGCCGAAGAAGGAGGCCGAGGACCTGGCCATGCACTTCCTCGAGAAGGTGAAGATCCCCCACCAGGCCCACAAATATCCGGGCCAGCTCTCCGGCGGCCAGCAGCAGCGCGTGGCCATCGCCCGAGCCCTCTGCATGCGCCCGCGCATCATGCTGTTCGACGAGCCCACCTCCGCCCTCGACCCCGAGATGGTGAAGGAGGTGCTGGACACCATGGTGAGCCTCGCCCAGGACGGTATGACCATGCTGTGCGTGACCCACGAGATGGGCTTCGCCCGTCAGGTGGCCAACCGGGTCATCTTCATGGACGCCGGCCAGATCATCGAGATGAACGAGCCCAACGCCTTCTTCTCCAATCCGCAGCACGAGCGCACCAAGCTGTTCCTCAGCCAGATCCTGCACTGA
- a CDS encoding binding-protein-dependent transport systems inner membrane component (PFAM: binding-protein-dependent transport systems inner membrane component~KEGG: pfo:Pfl_0974 amino acid ABC transporter, permease protein, 3-TM region, His/Glu/Gln/Arg/opine), which yields MSDVRLSGPPAASRRRWSWTDPKLRSSVIQIVLALIMVWLVWSFYANAQANLSRLGIASGFGFLDNRAGFAISQTLIPYNESMSYGRAFVVGLLNTLLVAFLGVVLATLIGFVMGVARLSKNVVIKALASAYVEITRNLPPLFQIMFWYLAVLSTLPGPRQSWGFGLQPLFGAIGSGLSAIGLGFLGTPISNFAAGLAAPSVFVNNRGLVLPRPVFEEGSMAILYALIAAVVASFVLARWAKKRREATGKPFPAFWAGLALLIALPLAASFAAGNPVTIETPELRGFNFAGGLKVIPEFVALLLALAIYTGGFIAEIVRSGILAVSKGQSEAAHSLGLRNGPTLRLVIIPQAMRVIVPPLTSQYLNLTKNSSLGVAVGYPDLFAVFAGTTLNQTGQAIEIIAVTMAVYLTISILTSAIMGWYNKRVALVER from the coding sequence ATGTCGGATGTTCGCCTTTCGGGGCCACCGGCGGCGTCGCGCCGTCGCTGGTCATGGACGGATCCCAAGCTGCGCTCCTCGGTGATCCAGATCGTCCTGGCTCTCATCATGGTGTGGCTGGTCTGGTCCTTCTATGCCAATGCGCAGGCCAACCTCTCCCGCCTCGGCATCGCCTCCGGCTTCGGCTTCCTCGACAATCGCGCCGGCTTCGCCATCAGCCAGACGCTCATCCCCTACAATGAATCCATGAGCTACGGCCGCGCCTTCGTGGTGGGCCTGCTCAACACCCTGCTGGTGGCCTTCCTCGGCGTGGTCCTCGCCACCCTCATCGGCTTCGTGATGGGCGTCGCGCGCCTCTCGAAGAACGTGGTGATCAAGGCGCTGGCCTCCGCCTACGTGGAAATCACCCGCAACCTGCCGCCCCTGTTCCAGATCATGTTCTGGTATCTGGCGGTGCTCTCTACCCTGCCCGGCCCGCGGCAGAGCTGGGGCTTCGGCCTCCAGCCCCTGTTCGGCGCCATCGGCTCCGGGCTCTCGGCCATCGGGCTGGGTTTCCTCGGTACGCCCATATCGAACTTCGCGGCGGGCCTGGCGGCGCCTTCCGTGTTCGTGAACAATCGCGGCCTCGTGCTGCCGCGTCCCGTGTTCGAGGAGGGCTCCATGGCCATCCTCTACGCCCTGATCGCGGCGGTGGTGGCGAGCTTTGTGCTCGCCCGCTGGGCCAAGAAGCGGCGCGAGGCCACGGGCAAGCCGTTCCCGGCGTTCTGGGCGGGGCTCGCCCTCCTCATCGCCCTGCCGCTCGCGGCCTCCTTTGCGGCGGGCAACCCCGTCACCATCGAAACCCCGGAGCTGCGCGGCTTCAACTTCGCCGGCGGGCTGAAGGTCATCCCCGAATTCGTCGCGCTGCTGCTGGCGCTCGCCATCTACACCGGCGGCTTCATCGCCGAGATCGTCCGCTCGGGCATTCTCGCCGTCTCCAAGGGCCAGAGCGAGGCGGCGCATTCCCTCGGCCTGAGGAACGGGCCGACGCTGCGCCTCGTCATCATCCCGCAGGCCATGCGGGTGATCGTGCCGCCGCTCACCAGCCAGTATCTCAACCTCACCAAGAACTCGTCCCTGGGCGTGGCGGTGGGCTATCCGGACCTGTTCGCCGTCTTCGCCGGCACCACGCTGAACCAGACCGGCCAGGCCATCGAAATCATCGCGGTGACCATGGCGGTCTACCTCACCATCTCGATCCTCACGTCGGCGATCATGGGCTGGTACAACAAGCGCGTCGCGCTGGTGGAGCGGTGA
- a CDS encoding cystathionine beta-lyase (TIGRFAM: cystathionine beta-lyase~PFAM: Cys/Met metabolism pyridoxal-phosphate-dependent protein~KEGG: nha:Nham_2072 cystathionine beta-lyase), translating to MSHGHDDGTGSGTGLRPATKVVHSGRDPKRFDGFVNTPVVRGSTVLSATYDDLIHHRGRYSYGRRGNPTTEGFETALRALEGGDGIALTPSGLSACSISLLSVLDAGDHLLMVDTAYRPTRTFCDQVLKRLGVETTYYDPLVGSGIAELIRDNTRAIFLESPGSQSFEMQDVPAITAVARARGITTLIDNTWATPLFFKPHAFGVDISIQAGTKYIGGHADLNLGTISAVGPAWKKVIATHGTLGITISPDDAALGARGLRTLAVRLAHHQRSGLEVAQWLQDRPEVSRVLHPALPTDPGHAIWKRDFTGATGLFSLILKEVPERAVAAFFDALALFGMGYSWGGYESLAIPFDCRDYRTATVWDVEGPGVRLHIGLEDVADLKADLDQAFARMRAAA from the coding sequence ATGTCGCATGGGCACGATGATGGAACAGGCAGCGGCACCGGTCTGAGGCCTGCGACGAAAGTCGTACACTCCGGCCGTGATCCCAAGCGTTTCGACGGTTTCGTCAATACGCCGGTGGTGCGCGGATCGACCGTTCTTTCGGCAACCTATGACGATCTCATCCACCATCGCGGCCGCTACAGCTACGGCCGGCGGGGCAATCCCACCACCGAAGGCTTCGAGACGGCGCTGAGGGCTCTGGAGGGCGGCGATGGAATCGCCCTCACCCCGTCCGGGCTTTCGGCCTGCTCCATCTCCCTGCTCTCCGTGCTCGATGCCGGCGATCACCTGCTGATGGTGGACACCGCCTATCGTCCCACGCGCACCTTCTGCGACCAGGTGCTGAAGCGCCTCGGGGTGGAGACCACCTATTATGATCCGCTGGTGGGCTCAGGCATCGCCGAGCTTATCCGCGACAACACCCGCGCCATCTTCCTCGAATCGCCGGGCTCGCAGAGCTTCGAGATGCAGGACGTGCCGGCCATCACGGCAGTGGCGCGGGCGCGGGGCATCACCACGCTGATCGACAACACCTGGGCGACGCCGCTCTTCTTCAAGCCTCATGCCTTCGGGGTCGACATCTCGATCCAGGCCGGCACGAAGTACATCGGCGGCCATGCGGACCTGAATCTCGGCACCATTTCCGCCGTGGGGCCGGCGTGGAAGAAGGTGATCGCCACCCACGGCACCCTGGGCATCACCATCAGCCCGGATGACGCGGCGCTTGGCGCGCGCGGCCTGCGCACCCTTGCGGTGCGGCTGGCGCACCACCAGCGCTCCGGGCTGGAGGTGGCGCAGTGGCTTCAGGATCGGCCGGAAGTGTCGCGAGTGCTGCATCCCGCCCTGCCCACCGATCCCGGCCACGCCATCTGGAAGCGCGACTTCACCGGCGCTACCGGCCTGTTCAGCCTGATCCTGAAGGAGGTGCCGGAGCGCGCCGTGGCGGCCTTCTTCGATGCCCTCGCCCTGTTCGGCATGGGCTATTCGTGGGGCGGCTACGAGAGCCTCGCCATTCCGTTCGATTGCCGCGACTATCGCACGGCGACGGTCTGGGACGTGGAAGGCCCCGGCGTGCGCCTGCACATCGGGCTCGAGGACGTGGCCGACCTGAAGGCCGATCTGGACCAGGCCTTCGCCAGGATGCGGGCGGCGGCCTGA
- a CDS encoding polar amino acid ABC transporter, inner membrane subunit (TIGRFAM: polar amino acid ABC transporter, inner membrane subunit~PFAM: binding-protein-dependent transport systems inner membrane component~KEGG: rpe:RPE_2731 polar amino acid ABC transporter, inner membrane subunit) has protein sequence MSDTTVPLSAPRVSPAQAYVSTTLREQEPAPVATRGPVLWVRKHLVGSVPQVLLTLFGIWLVYVTVPPMIKFFLIDAVWTGANREACLPEKVGRAVGACWPFVWAKLDQLIYGFYPASERWRVNVVYALGVILLLPLLIQKLPGKRLNAILFFGIYPVVAFVLLTGGNLEMQRFLIGYFGPTDLFAGAGIVQGMRISFWIDFLLSTAIVTGIAYLVSRIVAGPEAAPGAAKTTLSVFVLLGLVIFAMDIDVGLPQVETRLWGGLLVTLVIAVTGITVSLPFGILLALGRRSKLPLVKALSIIFIEFWRGVPLITVLFFATYMLPLFLPGRLTIDGLLRALVGVALFASAYMAEVVRGGLQAIPKGQYEGAMAVGLPSSLMLRLVVLPQALKLVIPGIVNNFIGLFKDTTLVLIVSIFDLLGSMRAAFTDPNWASPTTLFTGFGFAGIIYFVFCFGMSRYSMALEKRLDRAQRH, from the coding sequence ATGAGCGACACCACCGTGCCCCTCTCCGCCCCCCGGGTCTCCCCCGCGCAGGCCTATGTGTCGACAACCCTGCGCGAGCAGGAGCCGGCCCCCGTCGCCACCCGCGGCCCCGTGCTGTGGGTGCGCAAGCACCTGGTCGGCTCGGTGCCGCAGGTGCTCCTGACCCTGTTCGGCATCTGGCTGGTCTATGTGACCGTCCCGCCGATGATCAAATTCTTCCTGATCGACGCGGTGTGGACCGGCGCCAACCGCGAGGCCTGCCTGCCCGAGAAGGTGGGCCGCGCCGTCGGCGCCTGCTGGCCCTTCGTGTGGGCGAAGCTCGACCAGCTCATCTACGGCTTCTATCCCGCCAGCGAGCGCTGGCGCGTGAACGTGGTCTATGCGCTGGGCGTGATCCTGCTGCTGCCGCTGCTGATCCAGAAGCTGCCGGGCAAGCGCCTCAACGCGATCCTGTTCTTCGGCATCTACCCGGTGGTGGCCTTCGTGCTGCTCACCGGCGGCAATCTGGAGATGCAGCGCTTCCTGATCGGCTATTTCGGCCCCACCGACCTGTTCGCCGGTGCCGGCATCGTGCAGGGGATGCGCATCAGCTTCTGGATCGACTTCCTGCTGTCGACCGCCATCGTCACCGGCATCGCCTATCTGGTGTCGCGCATCGTCGCCGGGCCGGAGGCGGCGCCGGGAGCGGCGAAGACCACGCTTTCGGTCTTCGTCCTGCTCGGCCTCGTCATCTTCGCCATGGACATCGACGTGGGCCTGCCGCAGGTGGAAACCCGGCTGTGGGGCGGCCTGCTGGTCACCCTCGTCATCGCGGTCACCGGCATCACGGTGTCGCTGCCATTCGGCATCCTGCTGGCACTCGGCCGGCGCTCGAAGCTGCCGCTGGTGAAGGCGCTGTCCATCATCTTCATCGAGTTCTGGCGCGGCGTGCCGCTCATCACGGTGCTGTTCTTCGCCACCTACATGCTGCCCCTGTTCCTGCCCGGGCGCCTGACCATCGACGGGTTGCTGCGGGCCCTGGTGGGCGTCGCCCTGTTCGCCTCGGCCTATATGGCGGAGGTGGTGCGCGGCGGCCTGCAGGCCATCCCCAAGGGCCAGTATGAAGGCGCCATGGCGGTGGGCCTGCCGTCCTCGCTCATGCTGCGGCTCGTGGTGCTGCCGCAGGCGCTGAAGCTGGTGATCCCCGGCATCGTCAACAACTTCATCGGCCTGTTCAAGGACACGACGCTGGTGCTGATCGTCTCGATCTTCGACCTGCTCGGCTCCATGCGCGCGGCCTTCACCGACCCCAACTGGGCCTCGCCCACCACCCTGTTCACCGGTTTCGGCTTCGCCGGCATCATCTACTTCGTCTTCTGCTTCGGCATGTCCCGGTATTCGATGGCGCTGGAAAAGCGCCTCGACCGGGCTCAGCGGCACTGA
- a CDS encoding glycosyl transferase family 39 (PFAM: glycosyl transferase family 39~KEGG: rpe:RPE_2724 glycosyl transferase, family 39) — protein MAISEPASNTRRAFDLDLPRRLVRLLDGASARHGRASLLLVAVALLAFLPGFFQLSPIDRDEARFAQATKQMLESGNYVDIRFHTQARHKKPVGIYWLQAATVRAGEAVIGPSALYSIWLYRLPSLFAAIGAVLLTYWTALAFVTRRGALLAGLMMAGCVLLGVEARLAKTDAVLLFTIIASFGALARAYMRPATERAGDLKLAAIFWTGLAAGILIKGPMAPLFVGLPILALAIVERSGGFLKPLKPLMGLAWCALLVLPWFVAIYFVTNGAFYQHAVGVDMLGKVAEGAEGHWGPPGTYFLAAWGTFWPSVVLVAMAAPFAWRARREEKVRFLLCWLVPTWLVFEIAVTKLPHYVLPLYPALAILTALAVERGAMAKAGSRLAGLVWIWPVLAIVLSLGLGAAYLWFGSGFGLAAWPLLALAIVLLWSAARAFPRVGVEGAFLTALVGTLVLFFAIYQVMLPQMRALWISERLAQVARDEGCPAEKIASFPYQEPSLVFLVGTKINYILPDAAAVLLKQGGCSLAFIDTRFHTWFETKATEIGLKYHAVATLSGFTYNGGRQVAITVYRSDEAAP, from the coding sequence ATGGCCATCTCAGAGCCCGCGTCCAACACGCGCCGGGCGTTCGACCTCGACCTGCCCCGGCGCCTCGTGCGCCTCCTGGACGGTGCCTCGGCGCGCCATGGCCGCGCCAGCCTGCTGCTCGTGGCCGTGGCGCTGCTCGCCTTCCTGCCCGGCTTCTTCCAGCTCTCCCCCATCGACCGCGACGAGGCCCGCTTCGCACAGGCCACCAAGCAGATGCTGGAGAGCGGCAATTATGTGGACATCCGCTTCCACACCCAGGCGCGCCACAAGAAGCCGGTGGGCATCTACTGGCTCCAGGCCGCGACGGTCCGGGCCGGCGAGGCGGTCATCGGCCCCTCCGCGCTTTATTCCATCTGGCTTTATCGCCTGCCGTCCCTGTTCGCCGCCATCGGCGCGGTGCTGCTCACCTATTGGACGGCGCTCGCCTTCGTCACCCGCCGGGGGGCGCTGCTCGCCGGCCTGATGATGGCCGGTTGCGTGCTACTGGGGGTGGAGGCGCGACTCGCCAAGACCGACGCGGTGCTGCTCTTCACCATCATCGCCTCCTTCGGCGCGCTGGCGCGGGCCTACATGCGCCCGGCCACCGAGCGCGCGGGCGACCTGAAGCTTGCCGCCATCTTCTGGACGGGCCTTGCCGCCGGTATCCTGATCAAGGGGCCCATGGCGCCCCTGTTCGTGGGGCTGCCCATCCTGGCGCTGGCGATCGTGGAGCGCTCGGGCGGGTTCCTGAAACCGCTCAAGCCGCTTATGGGCCTCGCATGGTGCGCCCTGCTGGTGCTGCCCTGGTTCGTCGCCATCTATTTCGTCACCAACGGTGCCTTCTACCAGCACGCCGTGGGCGTGGACATGCTGGGCAAGGTGGCCGAAGGGGCAGAGGGGCACTGGGGTCCGCCGGGCACCTATTTCCTTGCCGCCTGGGGCACCTTCTGGCCGTCGGTGGTGCTGGTCGCCATGGCCGCGCCCTTCGCCTGGCGCGCCCGGCGCGAGGAGAAGGTGCGCTTCCTGCTGTGCTGGCTGGTGCCCACCTGGCTGGTGTTCGAGATCGCCGTCACCAAGCTTCCCCATTATGTGCTGCCGCTCTATCCGGCGCTTGCCATCCTCACCGCGCTGGCGGTGGAGCGGGGCGCCATGGCCAAGGCGGGCAGCCGGCTCGCCGGCCTGGTGTGGATCTGGCCGGTGCTCGCCATCGTGCTGTCGCTCGGGCTCGGGGCGGCCTATCTGTGGTTCGGCAGCGGCTTCGGCCTTGCGGCGTGGCCGCTGCTCGCCCTCGCCATCGTGCTGCTGTGGAGCGCGGCGCGCGCCTTCCCGCGGGTGGGCGTGGAGGGAGCGTTCCTCACCGCGCTGGTGGGAACGCTGGTGCTGTTCTTCGCCATCTATCAGGTGATGCTGCCGCAGATGCGGGCGCTGTGGATCTCCGAGCGCCTCGCCCAGGTGGCGCGGGACGAAGGCTGCCCGGCGGAGAAGATCGCCTCCTTCCCCTATCAGGAGCCGAGCCTCGTCTTCCTGGTCGGCACCAAGATCAACTACATCCTGCCTGACGCGGCGGCAGTGCTGCTGAAGCAGGGCGGCTGCTCCCTCGCCTTCATCGATACCCGCTTCCACACCTGGTTCGAGACCAAGGCCACCGAGATCGGCCTGAAATATCACGCCGTCGCCACCCTTTCCGGCTTCACCTACAATGGCGGGCGGCAGGTGGCGATCACCGTCTACCGTTCCGACGAGGCCGCCCCGTGA
- a CDS encoding hypothetical protein (KEGG: rpc:RPC_1970 hypothetical protein), producing the protein MSRHEHANAGVFGVTMGNDGALRGARGSCRTIPMTDAQLDSRDLFAAGRLITITHGEHTYQLRLTAQNKLILTK; encoded by the coding sequence ATGAGCAGGCATGAACACGCGAACGCCGGCGTCTTCGGCGTGACCATGGGAAATGACGGCGCCTTGCGGGGCGCGCGGGGGTCCTGCCGCACCATTCCCATGACCGATGCGCAGCTCGACAGCCGCGACCTGTTCGCGGCGGGCCGCCTCATCACCATCACCCATGGGGAACACACCTACCAGTTGCGCCTCACGGCCCAGAACAAGCTGATCCTCACCAAATAG
- a CDS encoding lipid A biosynthesis domain protein (PFAM: lipid A biosynthesis domain protein~KEGG: mlo:mlr0010 hypothetical protein), with the protein MIYYLSQIGDYLHDVFIDQFDWWVVLGLVAQIMFTMRFVVQWIASEKAQRSVIPFAFWTFSLGGGTLLLIYALYRRDPVFIAGQALSTFIYIRNLQFALRERRAQRAVT; encoded by the coding sequence ATGATCTATTACCTCAGCCAGATCGGCGATTACCTGCACGACGTCTTCATCGACCAGTTCGACTGGTGGGTGGTGCTGGGCCTCGTGGCCCAGATCATGTTCACCATGCGCTTCGTGGTGCAGTGGATCGCCAGCGAAAAGGCGCAGCGCTCGGTGATCCCCTTCGCCTTCTGGACCTTTTCGCTCGGCGGAGGCACGCTTCTGCTGATCTACGCGCTCTACCGGCGCGATCCGGTGTTCATCGCCGGGCAGGCGCTGTCCACCTTCATCTATATCCGCAACCTGCAGTTCGCCCTGCGCGAACGCCGCGCCCAGCGCGCGGTGACCTGA
- a CDS encoding extracellular solute-binding protein family 3 (SMART: extracellular solute-binding protein family 3~KEGG: rpc:RPC_2549 lysine-arginine-ornithine-binding periplasmic protein) yields the protein MKRILFAAVGLLSLAGAVNAATLDEVKARGSVNCGVSQGLPGFSSPNDKNEWGGLDVDFCRAIAAAIFNDPAKVKFSPLSAKDRFTALTSGAIDVLSRNTTWTMSRDTTLGFNFAGVIYYDGQGFLVRKALGLKSAKELQGASICVQTGTSNELNVSDFFRSNNMKNGEVIAFGTIDETVKAYESGRCDVFTADRSQLAAVRLKLTNAADHVILPETISKEPLGPLVRHGDDQWFDLVKWVYFALLNAEELGVTQKNVDEQVNSQNPDVKRLLGTDGKYGEGIGLTADWAVRIIKATGNYGEIYDRNVGPATPLGIERGLNNLWNKGGIQYGMPVR from the coding sequence GTGAAACGCATCCTCTTCGCAGCAGTTGGGCTTTTGTCTCTGGCCGGTGCCGTCAATGCCGCCACGCTCGACGAGGTCAAGGCGCGCGGCTCGGTCAACTGCGGCGTGTCGCAGGGCCTGCCGGGCTTCTCGAGCCCGAACGACAAGAATGAGTGGGGCGGCCTGGACGTGGACTTCTGCCGCGCCATTGCGGCGGCGATCTTCAACGATCCCGCGAAAGTGAAGTTCAGCCCGCTGTCCGCCAAGGACCGTTTCACGGCGCTGACCTCCGGCGCCATCGATGTGCTGTCGCGCAACACCACCTGGACCATGTCGCGCGACACCACGCTGGGATTCAACTTCGCCGGCGTGATCTATTATGACGGCCAGGGCTTCCTCGTGCGCAAGGCGCTGGGCCTGAAGTCGGCCAAAGAGCTGCAGGGTGCCTCGATCTGCGTGCAGACCGGCACCTCCAACGAGCTCAACGTGTCCGACTTCTTCCGCTCGAACAACATGAAGAACGGCGAGGTGATCGCGTTCGGCACCATCGACGAGACGGTGAAGGCCTATGAATCGGGCCGCTGCGACGTGTTCACCGCCGACCGCTCCCAGCTCGCCGCCGTGCGCCTCAAGCTGACCAATGCCGCCGATCACGTGATCCTGCCCGAGACCATCTCCAAGGAGCCCCTCGGCCCGCTGGTGCGCCATGGCGACGACCAGTGGTTCGACCTCGTGAAGTGGGTCTATTTCGCCCTGCTCAACGCAGAGGAACTGGGCGTGACCCAGAAGAACGTGGACGAGCAGGTCAACTCCCAGAACCCGGACGTGAAGCGCCTGCTCGGTACCGACGGCAAGTATGGCGAGGGCATCGGCCTCACCGCCGACTGGGCGGTGCGCATCATCAAGGCCACCGGCAATTACGGCGAGATCTACGACCGCAACGTCGGCCCCGCCACCCCGCTCGGCATCGAGCGCGGCCTCAACAACCTGTGGAACAAGGGCGGCATCCAGTACGGCATGCCGGTGCGCTGA
- a CDS encoding glycosyl transferase family 2 (PFAM: glycosyl transferase family 2~KEGG: nha:Nham_2075 glycosyl transferase, family 2) translates to MTSPIATPSAAPRLSVIIAVKDEADNVLPLIDEIDRALTAEPFELIFVDDGSTDATLANLRKAAATRPYLRILVHEKSCGKTAGVDTGAHAARGDILLLLDGDGQNNPAYLPEMVRAMDEGGPRVGLVQGERQGRKDTRFKRYQSRLANRIRAGLLKDGSRDTGCGLKAVRRDLHLHLPVFDGQHRFMAALVRREGYETRTVKVVDRERWSGVSKYGFWNRFGVGILDLFGVWWLVQRRRVPHVVERG, encoded by the coding sequence GTGACCTCCCCCATTGCCACTCCGTCCGCAGCCCCCCGGCTGTCGGTGATCATTGCCGTGAAAGATGAGGCGGATAACGTCCTGCCGCTGATCGACGAGATTGACCGCGCCCTCACCGCCGAGCCGTTCGAGCTGATCTTCGTGGACGACGGTTCCACCGACGCCACCCTCGCCAATCTGCGCAAGGCGGCGGCCACGCGGCCCTATCTGCGAATCCTGGTGCACGAAAAATCCTGCGGCAAGACCGCGGGCGTGGATACCGGCGCCCATGCGGCGCGGGGCGACATCCTGCTGCTCCTCGACGGCGACGGGCAGAACAACCCGGCCTACCTGCCCGAGATGGTGCGGGCCATGGACGAAGGCGGCCCGCGCGTCGGCCTGGTGCAGGGCGAGCGGCAGGGCCGCAAGGACACCCGCTTCAAGCGCTACCAGTCGCGCCTTGCCAACCGCATCCGCGCCGGACTGCTGAAGGACGGCTCGCGCGACACGGGATGCGGCCTGAAGGCAGTGCGGCGCGACCTGCACCTGCACCTGCCGGTGTTCGACGGCCAGCACCGCTTCATGGCGGCGCTGGTGCGGCGCGAGGGCTATGAGACCCGCACCGTGAAGGTGGTGGACCGCGAGCGCTGGTCCGGCGTCTCCAAATACGGCTTCTGGAACCGCTTCGGCGTGGGCATCCTGGATCTGTTCGGCGTGTGGTGGCTGGTGCAGCGCCGGCGCGTGCCGCACGTGGTGGAGCGCGGCTGA